A stretch of the uncultured Trichococcus sp. genome encodes the following:
- a CDS encoding MgtC/SapB family protein, producing MYAISTLEITIRLLAAVFVGGVIGYEREENRQAAGLRTNIIVSVSACLITLIQLEIGYYSLNLAIANPDVASSITVDFTRIIAQIVSGIGFLGAGTILITKRDTVTGLTSAATIWTVAGLGIAVGMGYYFLSFIGCLILYIVLHIIKKLRTSIGGLHVEIHYRHQDLKKAIELFLSENNIGTSDMKFLIENPETEQPNYIVSYGIDLPHYYKKKDLVNDLMNMSKDITHVSFDQ from the coding sequence GTGTATGCCATCAGCACATTGGAAATAACGATACGGTTGCTTGCGGCGGTATTTGTCGGTGGGGTCATAGGCTATGAACGCGAAGAGAACCGCCAAGCGGCAGGGCTGCGGACGAACATCATCGTGTCCGTTTCCGCCTGCCTCATCACTTTGATCCAGCTCGAAATTGGTTATTACAGCCTGAACTTGGCGATTGCTAATCCGGATGTGGCATCCAGCATCACGGTCGACTTCACCCGCATCATCGCCCAGATCGTCAGTGGGATCGGATTTTTGGGTGCCGGCACGATCCTCATCACCAAACGGGATACGGTCACCGGCCTGACCTCGGCGGCAACGATCTGGACGGTCGCCGGGCTTGGGATAGCCGTCGGGATGGGTTATTATTTCCTTTCTTTCATCGGCTGCCTGATCCTTTACATCGTTCTGCACATCATCAAAAAACTCAGGACCTCCATAGGCGGGCTGCATGTGGAAATCCATTACCGGCACCAGGACTTGAAAAAAGCGATCGAATTGTTCCTTTCCGAAAATAATATCGGGACTTCAGACATGAAGTTTCTGATCGAGAATCCGGAGACCGAGCAGCCGAACTACATCGTCAGCTACGGGATCGATTTGCCGCATTACTACAAGAAAAAGGATCTGGTGAACGATCTGATGAACATGAGCAAGGACATCACGCACGTGTCTTTTGATCAATAG
- a CDS encoding AzlC family ABC transporter permease yields the protein MSKKEWLAGMKAIYPVCFGYIPMGLACGVLLQQAGYHWLAVMLMSLIIYGGASQFMIASMTAAGAGLLEMVIMIFFINLRHLLMSSSLAQRIREKSTAFSIVFAQTITDESFAVNTLYFKNDGMWNPTRAIAANITAYSTWILSTGIGAMAGRSIALSPIVMNYILIAMFIFLLVSQIENRIVFWTAVVSAITAVLLMSLLHHNIAIVLTSMLASGFGLYLQNKKDDKEGILHG from the coding sequence ATGTCGAAAAAAGAATGGTTGGCTGGGATGAAAGCCATCTATCCGGTTTGCTTCGGCTACATTCCGATGGGGTTGGCCTGCGGGGTACTGCTGCAGCAAGCCGGCTATCATTGGCTGGCTGTCATGCTGATGAGCCTGATCATCTACGGGGGGGCTTCGCAGTTCATGATTGCTTCGATGACGGCCGCGGGGGCAGGCCTGCTGGAGATGGTGATCATGATTTTTTTCATCAATCTGAGGCATCTCCTGATGAGTTCCAGCCTGGCTCAACGGATCCGCGAGAAGAGCACAGCTTTCAGCATAGTCTTTGCGCAGACGATCACGGATGAATCATTCGCCGTCAACACATTGTATTTTAAAAACGATGGGATGTGGAATCCAACGAGAGCAATTGCCGCAAATATAACGGCCTATTCAACTTGGATTTTGAGCACGGGGATCGGGGCGATGGCCGGAAGGAGCATCGCTTTGTCGCCGATTGTGATGAATTACATCCTCATTGCGATGTTCATCTTCCTGCTCGTTTCCCAAATCGAGAACCGCATCGTGTTCTGGACTGCGGTGGTTTCCGCAATCACCGCAGTCCTGTTGATGAGTCTGCTGCATCATAACATCGCCATCGTTCTGACGTCGATGTTGGCTTCCGGATTCGGGCTCTATCTGCAGAACAAAAAAGACGATAAGGAGGGGATTTTGCATGGATGA
- a CDS encoding metal ABC transporter ATP-binding protein: MENLMIQNMNIAYQGQSAIKNATLAFEPNKLTGIIGPNGAGKSSLLKGIMGLTPLNTGEINLYGKPLKEMMSRIAYVEQRQEIDLSFPIDVFGTVLFGTYAKLGFFQRPKQKEKDLALKALEKVGMAAFKNRHISELSGGQLQRVFIARALAQEAEWLLLDEPFAGIDATSEKIIIELLKQLRDEGKSIVIVHHDLHKVQAYFDNIVLINKEVVANGPVSEVFTANNMGRAYGEAITEMISLGGGTNGK, from the coding sequence ATGGAAAATTTAATGATTCAAAATATGAACATTGCCTATCAAGGGCAGTCTGCTATCAAAAATGCAACGCTTGCGTTTGAGCCGAACAAATTGACCGGCATCATTGGCCCGAACGGAGCCGGGAAATCGAGCTTGTTGAAGGGAATCATGGGCTTAACGCCGTTAAACACTGGAGAGATCAACCTTTACGGCAAACCGCTGAAGGAAATGATGAGCAGGATAGCCTATGTCGAACAAAGGCAAGAAATCGACCTCTCCTTTCCGATAGACGTTTTCGGAACCGTCCTTTTTGGCACCTACGCCAAATTAGGTTTTTTCCAGAGACCCAAGCAAAAAGAAAAGGATTTGGCATTGAAAGCTTTGGAGAAAGTCGGCATGGCAGCCTTTAAAAATCGGCATATCAGCGAATTATCCGGTGGACAGCTGCAGCGCGTGTTCATTGCGCGGGCGTTGGCGCAGGAAGCGGAATGGCTGCTGCTTGACGAACCATTTGCCGGAATCGATGCTACCAGCGAGAAAATCATCATTGAGCTGTTGAAACAACTCCGTGATGAAGGTAAATCGATCGTGATCGTGCACCATGATCTGCATAAAGTACAGGCTTATTTTGATAATATTGTCCTGATCAATAAAGAAGTGGTTGCTAATGGTCCTGTATCTGAGGTGTTTACTGCCAATAATATGGGGAGGGCTTATGGGGAAGCAATTACCGAAATGATCAGTCTGGGAGGTGGAACAAATGGCAAATGA
- the mvk gene encoding mevalonate kinase — protein sequence MIKTCCSTGKSHGKIILMGEHAVVHGEPSIALPFPAVEMTATVCEAEGPLTIDCSYYNGIAAEMPEILESMRTAIQSALAELQVSDENLAISLESTIPAERGMGSSAAVSVALTRALFAYFDKPLDQATLLRLVNISEMIAHGNPSGLDAATASGDAPLFYIKGQPFEAFPLNLKAYLIVGDTGVTGQTKEAVASIAAKLNGKNRQPYRDAIIRLGSFAQTAKSAIEANDPQQLGQLMDQAHESLSFLDVSSPDLDRLVSAARSAGALGAKLTGGGRGGCMIALASSRSKAENIEEAIRQAGAIRTWIYQMGGNEDA from the coding sequence ATGATAAAAACATGTTGCTCAACCGGAAAGTCGCACGGCAAAATCATCCTGATGGGTGAGCATGCCGTTGTTCACGGGGAGCCATCCATCGCGCTGCCCTTCCCGGCAGTTGAAATGACCGCGACCGTATGTGAAGCGGAAGGTCCTTTGACCATTGATTGTTCCTATTATAACGGCATCGCTGCAGAAATGCCGGAAATCCTCGAAAGCATGCGGACCGCCATCCAGTCCGCTTTAGCCGAACTGCAGGTTTCGGACGAAAACCTGGCGATTTCGCTGGAGAGCACCATCCCGGCCGAACGAGGTATGGGTTCCAGCGCTGCCGTTTCTGTGGCTTTGACCCGCGCCCTTTTCGCCTACTTCGACAAACCGTTGGACCAAGCCACCCTGCTCCGACTCGTCAACATATCCGAGATGATCGCACACGGCAACCCCAGCGGTCTGGATGCCGCCACAGCAAGCGGCGACGCACCGCTCTTTTACATCAAAGGTCAGCCTTTCGAAGCTTTCCCTTTGAACCTGAAGGCTTATTTGATAGTCGGCGATACCGGCGTGACCGGCCAAACCAAGGAAGCCGTCGCCAGCATCGCAGCGAAATTGAATGGGAAAAATCGGCAACCTTACCGGGACGCCATCATCCGTTTGGGCAGCTTTGCTCAAACCGCAAAATCCGCGATCGAGGCGAATGATCCGCAACAATTGGGGCAATTGATGGACCAGGCCCATGAATCGCTGTCTTTTCTCGATGTTTCCAGCCCCGATCTGGACAGGCTTGTTTCAGCAGCCCGGTCTGCAGGAGCGCTGGGCGCCAAATTGACGGGCGGCGGCCGCGGCGGTTGCATGATCGCTTTGGCCAGTAGCCGCTCCAAAGCGGAAAATATTGAAGAAGCTATACGCCAAGCCGGTGCGATCCGGACTTGGATCTATCAAATGGGAGGAAATGAAGATGCCTAA
- the guaA gene encoding glutamine-hydrolyzing GMP synthase gives MIEQFTELEKIVVLDFGSQYNQLITRRIREFGVFSELVSHRTTAEDIKAMGNVKGIIFSGGPNSVYEEDAFKVDPAIFNMGIPVLGICYGMQLMTDHFGGKVIPADEREYGRSDIQILDLDTPMFKGLSDIETVWMSHGDKITDIPAGFKVTATNDNCPVAAFANTAENFYGVQFHPEVQHSVHGNEMLKNFAFEVCGCSGNWSIANFIEIETKKIRETVGDKKVLLGLSGGVDSSVVGVLLHKAIGSQLTCIFVDHGLLRKGEGDQVMESLVGKFGLNIIRVDAKKRFMDKLAGVSDPEQKRKIIGNEFVYVFDDEATKLQGIDFLAQGTLYTDVIESGTETAQTIKSHHNVGGLPEDMQFKLIEPLNTLFKDEVRELGTQLGMPDSIVWRQPFPGPGLGIRVIGEITEEKLEIVRDSDYILREEIANAGLERDVWQYFTVLPGFRSVGVMGDGRTYDYTIGIRAVTSIDGMTSDWARIPYEVLDKISRRIVNEVKHVNRIVYDITSKPPSTIEWE, from the coding sequence ATGATAGAGCAATTTACCGAGTTGGAAAAAATCGTCGTACTGGATTTCGGCAGTCAATATAACCAATTAATTACCCGACGCATCCGTGAATTCGGCGTATTCTCAGAGTTGGTTTCACACCGCACAACTGCCGAGGATATCAAAGCGATGGGGAACGTCAAAGGAATCATTTTCTCCGGCGGACCGAACAGCGTCTATGAAGAAGATGCTTTCAAAGTCGATCCGGCCATTTTCAATATGGGAATCCCTGTATTGGGCATTTGCTACGGCATGCAGTTGATGACCGACCACTTCGGCGGAAAAGTCATTCCTGCCGATGAAAGAGAATACGGACGTTCCGACATCCAAATTCTTGATTTGGACACTCCGATGTTCAAAGGCCTTTCCGACATCGAAACGGTCTGGATGAGTCATGGTGACAAAATCACTGACATCCCTGCCGGCTTCAAAGTGACTGCCACAAACGACAACTGTCCTGTCGCAGCCTTCGCCAACACAGCCGAGAACTTCTACGGCGTCCAATTCCACCCGGAAGTACAGCACTCTGTACACGGCAACGAAATGCTCAAGAACTTCGCTTTCGAAGTCTGCGGCTGCTCAGGCAACTGGTCAATCGCCAACTTCATCGAAATCGAAACCAAAAAAATCAGAGAAACTGTCGGCGACAAAAAAGTCTTGTTGGGACTGTCCGGCGGGGTTGATTCAAGCGTAGTCGGCGTGTTGCTGCACAAAGCGATCGGCTCGCAATTGACTTGTATCTTTGTTGACCACGGCCTGTTGCGCAAAGGTGAAGGCGATCAAGTTATGGAGAGCCTGGTAGGCAAATTCGGCTTGAACATCATCCGCGTTGATGCGAAGAAACGTTTCATGGACAAGCTGGCAGGCGTCAGCGATCCGGAACAAAAACGTAAAATCATCGGCAACGAATTCGTTTACGTATTCGACGATGAAGCTACGAAATTGCAAGGCATCGACTTCTTGGCGCAAGGAACGCTTTACACCGACGTTATCGAAAGTGGAACGGAGACTGCCCAAACAATCAAGTCCCACCACAACGTAGGCGGATTGCCTGAAGATATGCAATTCAAATTGATCGAACCATTGAACACGTTGTTCAAAGATGAAGTCCGCGAATTGGGAACACAACTTGGCATGCCTGACAGCATCGTTTGGCGCCAACCATTCCCAGGCCCTGGTTTGGGTATCCGCGTCATCGGCGAAATCACTGAAGAAAAATTGGAAATCGTCCGCGACTCAGACTATATCCTGCGTGAAGAAATCGCGAATGCCGGCTTGGAACGCGATGTATGGCAATACTTCACTGTCCTTCCGGGCTTCCGTAGCGTAGGCGTTATGGGCGATGGCCGTACGTATGACTACACAATCGGTATCCGCGCCGTGACATCGATCGATGGCATGACCTCCGACTGGGCACGCATCCCTTACGAAGTGTTGGACAAAATTTCCCGACGCATCGTAAATGAAGTGAAGCACGTTAACCGCATCGTGTACGACATCACGAGCAAGCCACCATCGACCATCGAGTGGGAGTAA
- the coaA gene encoding type I pantothenate kinase: protein MIEDRNYYEIHREEWQTFHQDSIPAITEEELKELTSLNDRLSLEDVKDVYVPLVHMFDIYLQQYRNLQRDKSRFLGRSYEPSPLIIGVTGSVAVGKSTTARVLQNLLKRAYPTKAVELMTTDGFLYPNRILRERNIMDRKGFPESYDMENLVQFLLDVKTGKPNVRFPVYSHRIYDIVPGEYEEVNHPDILIVEGINVLQLPSNQQIYVSDFFDFSIYVDAEEEMIEKWYIERFEMLMDLAIDQPDNYYYNYAIGKREDAIEMARGVWKRVNLKNLREYIYPTITRANLVIHKTTNHFIDELYIKKY, encoded by the coding sequence ATGATAGAAGATAGAAATTACTACGAAATCCATCGTGAAGAATGGCAAACTTTTCATCAGGATTCCATTCCGGCGATCACGGAAGAGGAATTGAAGGAACTGACATCATTGAATGATAGGCTTTCATTGGAAGATGTGAAGGATGTCTATGTGCCATTGGTGCATATGTTCGATATTTACTTGCAGCAGTACCGGAATCTTCAACGGGATAAAAGCAGATTTCTTGGCAGATCCTATGAACCTTCTCCGCTCATCATCGGCGTAACGGGCAGCGTAGCAGTCGGTAAAAGTACGACAGCGCGTGTCCTGCAGAATCTTTTGAAGCGTGCCTATCCGACAAAGGCAGTCGAATTGATGACAACAGATGGTTTTCTGTATCCGAACCGGATATTGAGGGAACGCAACATCATGGACCGCAAAGGGTTCCCGGAAAGCTACGATATGGAGAATTTGGTGCAATTCCTGTTGGACGTGAAGACAGGCAAGCCGAATGTCCGATTTCCGGTCTATTCCCACCGTATCTATGATATCGTCCCTGGCGAGTATGAAGAAGTGAACCATCCGGATATCCTGATTGTGGAGGGAATCAATGTGCTGCAGTTGCCGAGCAATCAACAGATTTACGTCAGCGACTTCTTTGATTTTTCCATCTATGTGGATGCCGAGGAAGAGATGATCGAAAAATGGTACATCGAGCGTTTCGAAATGCTGATGGACTTGGCGATCGATCAGCCGGATAATTATTATTACAACTATGCGATCGGCAAACGGGAAGACGCCATCGAGATGGCCAGAGGCGTCTGGAAAAGAGTCAACCTCAAAAACCTTCGGGAGTATATCTATCCCACAATCACACGGGCAAATTTAGTGATCCACAAAACGACAAATCACTTTATTGATGAATTGTACATAAAAAAATATTAA
- the fni gene encoding type 2 isopentenyl-diphosphate Delta-isomerase: MTLDSNRKDQHVDLAEKQYQPADLSDFGKMRFVHHSLPNLKVADISLQTELAGMKLAAPFYINGMTGGSERTKQINADLATVAKMTGLAMASGSVSAALKDPSVSDSFSIIRKVNPNGQIFANIGAHHSLENAKRAVDILEADALQIHINAPQEMIMPEGDRDFTMWLRQIEEITAHVGVPVIVKEVGFGMSRETIGQLIDVGVHTIDVSGKGGTNFAAIENARRTAIAYDDLENWGQSTLISLLEADVHRGKAELLASGGIKTPLDIVKALSLGAKAAGLSGQFLHMVLSDGPEKTAETIEAWKQQITTVMAMLGKASVADLARTDLIFQRDILDWCDMRGIDYRQYANRSVQQ, from the coding sequence ATGACGCTTGATTCAAACAGAAAAGACCAGCACGTCGATCTGGCCGAAAAACAATATCAGCCAGCCGATCTGTCCGATTTCGGGAAGATGCGCTTCGTCCATCATTCTTTGCCCAATCTGAAAGTGGCGGATATTTCGCTGCAGACGGAGCTGGCCGGGATGAAACTGGCAGCGCCCTTCTACATCAACGGCATGACCGGCGGCAGTGAGCGGACCAAACAGATCAATGCCGATCTGGCGACAGTGGCAAAAATGACCGGCTTGGCGATGGCATCCGGCTCCGTCAGCGCTGCCTTGAAGGATCCCAGCGTGAGCGACAGCTTTTCCATTATCCGCAAGGTGAACCCGAACGGACAGATATTCGCGAATATCGGCGCCCACCATTCGCTCGAGAATGCCAAGCGCGCCGTCGACATTCTCGAGGCCGATGCTCTGCAGATCCACATCAATGCGCCCCAGGAAATGATCATGCCCGAAGGCGACCGCGATTTCACGATGTGGCTGCGCCAGATCGAGGAAATCACTGCGCATGTCGGCGTCCCTGTCATCGTGAAGGAAGTCGGTTTCGGTATGAGCCGAGAAACGATCGGACAGCTGATTGACGTTGGTGTCCATACCATCGATGTCTCCGGCAAAGGGGGCACGAATTTTGCAGCGATCGAAAACGCAAGACGTACAGCGATTGCGTATGACGATTTGGAAAATTGGGGCCAGTCGACTTTGATTTCGCTATTGGAGGCTGATGTTCACCGCGGAAAGGCGGAACTCCTCGCATCCGGCGGCATCAAAACACCGTTGGACATCGTCAAAGCGCTGAGCTTGGGTGCAAAAGCAGCTGGACTTTCCGGCCAGTTCCTGCACATGGTCCTGAGCGATGGTCCAGAGAAGACTGCCGAAACGATCGAAGCCTGGAAGCAACAGATCACGACAGTGATGGCCATGCTGGGCAAAGCGTCGGTTGCCGATCTGGCTCGGACGGATCTTATTTTCCAACGGGATATCCTCGACTGGTGCGACATGCGCGGTATCGACTACCGTCAGTATGCCAATCGTTCAGTACAACAGTAA
- the trpX gene encoding tryptophan ABC transporter substrate-binding protein, with translation MMKNGMRNMLRMGSVFMIGLLAACGNTVSENDSSAATNESEQEQVYIGILQLTTHPALDQITEGILDELAAAGYVDGENATIDFQNAQGDQANMKSIAESFVSHDADIMIGVATPAAQALKNASDEIPVILGAVQDPVGAGLVESLEAPGSNATGLSNRTPSDEQMALIKQFLPDATTIGVMYTTAEDNAIISGQRAEQAAANLGFEVVTKTITTTNDIAQAAESLAKEVDAIYVPNDNVIASGMATLVDAADAFGIPVFPAADTMVKDGGVATFAPSQYGMGTQIGQIAVDILKGADPATYPVQLVKENSVYINQAKVDALGLTIPEEVKADAVFVELAE, from the coding sequence ATGATGAAAAATGGGATGAGAAACATGTTGAGAATGGGTTCGGTATTTATGATCGGGTTGTTGGCTGCTTGCGGAAACACAGTGTCGGAAAATGATTCTTCAGCGGCTACAAATGAAAGCGAACAGGAACAGGTCTATATCGGCATCCTGCAGTTGACGACGCATCCAGCCTTGGATCAGATCACGGAAGGCATCCTGGATGAGTTGGCGGCTGCCGGCTATGTCGATGGCGAGAATGCCACCATCGATTTCCAGAATGCACAGGGAGACCAGGCGAACATGAAATCGATTGCCGAAAGCTTCGTCAGCCATGACGCGGACATCATGATCGGCGTTGCGACGCCTGCCGCGCAAGCGCTGAAAAATGCTTCTGATGAGATTCCGGTGATCCTTGGCGCGGTACAGGATCCAGTCGGTGCCGGTTTGGTCGAATCCTTGGAAGCTCCCGGCAGCAATGCGACGGGGCTGTCGAACCGGACACCATCCGATGAGCAGATGGCTTTGATCAAGCAATTCCTGCCGGATGCCACAACAATTGGTGTCATGTACACGACTGCCGAAGACAATGCGATCATCTCCGGACAACGCGCCGAGCAAGCGGCAGCAAATCTAGGATTTGAAGTCGTGACGAAAACGATCACCACTACGAACGATATCGCCCAAGCGGCGGAAAGTCTTGCCAAAGAGGTGGACGCGATCTATGTGCCGAATGACAATGTCATCGCGAGCGGAATGGCGACCTTGGTGGATGCGGCCGATGCGTTCGGTATCCCGGTTTTCCCGGCGGCTGACACGATGGTGAAAGACGGCGGCGTTGCAACCTTTGCGCCTAGCCAATACGGCATGGGCACCCAAATCGGCCAAATCGCGGTCGACATCCTGAAGGGCGCAGATCCGGCGACTTATCCGGTCCAACTGGTGAAAGAGAATTCCGTATACATCAACCAGGCCAAAGTGGACGCACTGGGCTTGACGATTCCGGAAGAAGTCAAGGCCGATGCGGTGTTTGTGGAATTGGCTGAATAA
- a CDS encoding phosphomevalonate kinase, with protein MTVTEASAPGKLFIAGEYAVVTPGHPSILVALDQFITVSLEEADTTGTIRSAQYGGLPIPWTREEDQLVIDQRENPFLYITEAVKVTERYIKESGIPLSYFHLSVKSELDNASGKKYGLGSSGAVTVATIKALLKFYAIDPEFELVYKLAALAHLSVKSNGSFGDIAASTYGGWIAYACFDREWVMQKANELTLTELLKTAWPQLMIRPLTPPTNLRLVIGWTGSPASTTHLVDRVNDVRGGIDDFYKTFLEASKTCVNAMIAAFERGDLQAIQSGIRENRLLLQQLTTHTGVVIETPPLTQLCDLAEKNLGAAKSSGAGGGDCGIVIIDRQSGIIPLISEWEKVGIMNLPLHVFRYVRSAAAIEWKGASE; from the coding sequence ATGACTGTAACAGAAGCAAGTGCTCCGGGTAAATTGTTCATCGCCGGGGAGTATGCGGTAGTGACGCCTGGCCACCCATCGATTTTGGTCGCTTTGGATCAGTTCATTACCGTATCTTTGGAGGAAGCCGATACGACCGGGACGATACGATCGGCGCAGTATGGCGGTTTGCCGATTCCTTGGACCCGCGAAGAGGATCAGTTGGTCATCGACCAGCGCGAAAATCCTTTCCTCTACATCACCGAGGCGGTCAAGGTGACTGAACGCTACATCAAAGAGTCCGGGATTCCGTTATCCTATTTCCATCTGTCCGTAAAGAGCGAGTTGGACAATGCCAGCGGGAAAAAATACGGACTGGGATCGAGCGGCGCAGTGACGGTCGCGACGATCAAAGCATTGCTGAAATTTTATGCGATCGATCCGGAATTCGAATTGGTCTACAAATTGGCCGCTTTGGCGCATCTGTCCGTCAAAAGCAACGGTTCCTTCGGCGACATCGCCGCGAGCACCTACGGCGGCTGGATCGCCTATGCCTGTTTCGACAGGGAATGGGTAATGCAGAAGGCAAACGAGCTGACGCTCACCGAGTTGTTAAAGACAGCATGGCCGCAATTGATGATCCGGCCATTGACACCACCAACCAATCTGCGGTTGGTGATTGGCTGGACCGGCTCCCCGGCGTCGACCACCCATCTTGTCGACCGCGTCAACGATGTCCGCGGAGGCATCGACGATTTTTACAAGACATTCCTGGAAGCCAGCAAAACGTGCGTGAACGCCATGATTGCCGCTTTCGAACGCGGCGATCTGCAGGCGATTCAGTCAGGCATCCGTGAGAACCGCTTGCTGCTCCAGCAATTGACAACGCACACCGGCGTCGTCATCGAGACACCCCCGCTGACGCAATTATGCGATTTGGCCGAGAAGAATCTCGGTGCGGCAAAATCATCGGGTGCCGGCGGAGGGGACTGCGGCATCGTCATCATCGACAGGCAATCGGGCATCATCCCCTTGATTTCGGAATGGGAAAAAGTCGGCATCATGAACTTGCCGCTGCACGTCTTCAGATACGTTCGAAGTGCAGCAGCCATCGAATGGAAAGGAGCATCCGAATGA
- a CDS encoding AzlD domain-containing protein, protein MDDHAVWLILGGGLVTFLPRWLPIVALKNARIPIWFQKWMSFLPVSIFSALIASDIFFWEGNVSLNVMENAKLLPSLVTALVAYYSKNMILSVIVGIVGISLMVWIL, encoded by the coding sequence ATGGATGATCACGCAGTGTGGCTTATTTTGGGAGGCGGCTTGGTGACCTTCTTACCCAGATGGCTGCCGATTGTAGCGCTTAAGAACGCGCGGATTCCGATCTGGTTCCAGAAATGGATGAGCTTCCTGCCGGTTTCCATCTTTTCCGCCTTGATCGCTTCGGATATTTTTTTCTGGGAAGGAAATGTTTCCCTGAACGTAATGGAAAACGCAAAACTGTTGCCGTCGCTTGTGACTGCTCTGGTGGCCTATTATTCAAAAAATATGATCCTTTCCGTCATCGTCGGCATCGTCGGAATCAGCCTGATGGTGTGGATACTCTGA
- the mvaD gene encoding diphosphomevalonate decarboxylase — protein sequence MPNKACVRAHTNIALIKYWGKRDETYFLPMNSSLSMTLDKLYTDTMVVFDEAFSQDSFYLNGEKQGEKETQKISDFLDLFRQEKNTTLRARVESINHVPTAAGLASSASAFAALAGAANLALGLDLDPQRLSTFARRGSGSATRSIFGGFVEWDMGTCSDDSFAVPVDDAGWDIGMVIVAVNQKAKEVSSRIGMKRTVETSPFYPAWVESAKRDILDIKAAIAAKDFTRLGEITEANGMKMHGTMLGAEPPFSYWEPDSIVAIKTAQTMRKQGIPCYVTMDAGPNVKVLCRLSQAETIKEALLEHFTEDKLIITKPGKGIRELTAAERAVYNWND from the coding sequence ATGCCTAATAAAGCTTGTGTCCGAGCGCATACCAACATCGCGCTGATCAAATATTGGGGGAAACGGGACGAAACCTACTTTTTGCCCATGAACAGCAGCCTTTCCATGACTTTGGACAAACTCTACACGGATACGATGGTCGTCTTCGATGAAGCCTTTTCGCAGGATTCCTTCTATCTGAATGGCGAAAAGCAAGGCGAAAAAGAGACGCAAAAAATCTCCGACTTCCTTGATCTGTTCCGGCAAGAAAAAAACACAACCCTGCGCGCACGCGTCGAAAGCATCAATCACGTCCCTACCGCAGCCGGCTTAGCATCCTCCGCCTCCGCCTTCGCTGCTTTGGCGGGAGCTGCCAATTTGGCATTGGGGCTTGATTTGGATCCCCAACGCCTCTCGACTTTCGCAAGACGCGGGAGCGGCAGTGCGACGCGCAGCATATTCGGAGGATTCGTGGAGTGGGATATGGGGACTTGTTCCGACGATTCCTTCGCAGTCCCGGTCGACGATGCCGGATGGGATATCGGTATGGTCATCGTTGCCGTCAACCAGAAAGCCAAGGAAGTCTCCAGCCGCATCGGCATGAAGCGCACGGTCGAGACTTCACCCTTCTATCCGGCTTGGGTCGAATCGGCTAAAAGAGATATCCTGGACATCAAAGCAGCCATCGCTGCGAAGGATTTCACCCGCTTGGGCGAAATCACCGAAGCGAACGGCATGAAGATGCATGGAACCATGTTGGGTGCGGAACCGCCATTTTCCTATTGGGAACCGGACAGCATCGTCGCCATCAAGACAGCACAAACTATGCGCAAACAAGGCATCCCTTGCTATGTCACGATGGATGCCGGTCCGAATGTGAAGGTGCTGTGCCGCCTTTCGCAAGCCGAAACGATAAAGGAAGCGTTGCTGGAACATTTCACGGAGGATAAATTGATCATCACCAAGCCCGGCAAAGGCATCCGGGAATTGACTGCAGCCGAACGCGCTGTCTACAATTGGAACGACTAA